From the genome of Pelobates fuscus isolate aPelFus1 chromosome 6, aPelFus1.pri, whole genome shotgun sequence, one region includes:
- the LOC134614113 gene encoding tachylectin-2-like translates to MDTPDTLLFTVHGNVARVGLPPRDPLDGFNDRSKIVGKLNNVSKIAFNPEGVLFAVRGTELFAGALPSNPNLDWFSTAKRVGKTNWDGLKFLFFDPNGILYVVTKKGEFFKGPAPSNENVSWLYGQATKIGNQCWNEFDALFFDPKGIMYAVTKEEKLVMRSPPTKPDDNWLASSTTIGNRGWRILTHFMAFSPEFDLWCVDSKNGNIYKGPAPTVTNAGYLKYAQKLGWDYNMYPLLSFTIDKTIQSIVGFEFLPGSGKILSQGTEVVQSQIYVNKSSTPLKHNFSFSKTMTESSTFSQEHGFTVSVGAEMGFKAGVPFIGETELKISINASTTHTWNFTKTNETQTTFSSSTDVEVPGGHSIRMVASVVKGEMDVPYRAKVRTLFGYESYIEGLWKGVTHYNLMVSQEDYKP, encoded by the exons ATGGATACACCAG ATACCCTCCTGTTTACCGTGCATGGCAACGTTGCCAGAGTTGGATTACCTCCTAGAGATCCCTTGGATGGGTTTAATGACAGATCTAAAATTGTAGGGAAGCTGAATAATGTCAGTAAGATTGCCTTTAACCCAGAAGGGGTGCTGTTTGCTGTGCGTGGTACAGAGCTCTTCGCAGGAGCTTTGCCTTCAAATCCAAACCTGGACTGGTTCTCTACTGCGAAGAGAGTGGGCAAAACCAACTGGGATGGGTTAAAATTTCTCTTCTTTGATCCAAATGGCATTTTGTATGTAGTTACCAAGAAAGGGGAGTTCTTCAAGGGTCCAGCACCAAGCAATGAAAATGTGTCCTGGCTTTATGGCCAAGCCACCAAAATTGGAAACCAATGCTGGAATGAATTTGATGCCCTTTTCTTTGACCCTAAAGGCATCATGTATGCAGTAACAAAGGAAGAGAAGCTTGTGATGAGAAGCCCACCAACCAAACCAGATGATAACTGGCTTGCCTCCAGCACAACCATTGGAAATAGAGGCTGGCGCATCCTCACCCATTTCATGGCTTTCTCCCCAGAGTTTGACCTGTGGTGTGTGGATTCAAAGAATGGCAACATCTATAAAGGGCCAGCCCCGACCGTTACTAATGCCGGCTATCTGAAGTATGCACAGAAGCTGGGTTGGGATTACAATATGTACCCCCTCCTTTCCTTCACAATTGATAAAACCATCCAGAGCATTGTTGGGTTTGAATTCCTGCCAGGTTCCGGGAAAATTCTATCGCAAGGCACAGAGGTGGTGCAGTCCCAGATCTATGTGAACAAGAGCAGCACTCCATTAAAGCACAACTTCTC GTTCTCAAAGACCATGACTGAGAGCAGCACCTTCAGCCAGGAACATGGATTCACAGTCTCTGTTGGTGCAGAGATGGGCTTTAAAGCTGGAGTCCCATTCATAGGGGAAACCGAGTTAAAGATTTCCATCAATGCGAGCACAACTCATACCTGGAACTTCACCAAGACCAATGAAACTCAG ACTACCTTCTCCTCCAGTACAGATGTGGAGGTACCAGGTGGACATTCAATACGTATGGTGGCATCTGTGGTAAAGGGAGAAATGGACGTGCCTTACCGTGCCAAGGTCCGCACCTTGTTTGGCTATGAATCCTACATCGAGGGATTATGGAAAGGGGTCACTCACTATAATCTGATGGTCAGCCAGGAAGACTACAAGCCATGA